A single window of Nicotiana sylvestris chromosome 5, ASM39365v2, whole genome shotgun sequence DNA harbors:
- the LOC104246148 gene encoding cyclin-dependent protein kinase inhibitor SMR4-like produces the protein MEGVDSDCEVVEEGCMTPRRDTCRIMVNSLCPPPPPKKKRVYVKQQRPPPKEGYFHPPDLELFFAIVRREACA, from the coding sequence ATGGAGGGGGTAGATAGTGATTGCGAGGTGGTGGAAGAAGGATGCATGACTCCGAGGCGTGACACGTGTAGGATAATGGTGAATTCTTTGTGCCCGCCGCCGCCGCCGAAAAAGAAACGAGTTTATGTCAAACAACAGCGTCCTCCGCCTAAGGAAGGTTATTTTCATCCACCTGATCTTGAGCTTTTCTTTGCCATTGTAAGGAGAGAGGCTTGTGCTTAA